A region of Diadema setosum chromosome 15, eeDiaSeto1, whole genome shotgun sequence DNA encodes the following proteins:
- the LOC140238691 gene encoding adenosine receptor A2b-like, producing the protein MSVGMTVSLLHIIAVTADRFIAVTLPLRYSAIVTYRRLKVVITSLWIMGTMQLLRSLLLVLADKKLPTIKCFGGNFVDSSLVAFNSVLCGVYVCTFAVLIVLNVRVLLIATRQSLTITTRNQAYDKNRNRREKSIDRLKAAKTVSLIVCIFVVCWLPSGVAFALELSKSPVV; encoded by the exons ATGTCCGTGGGTATGACTGTATCTCTGCTACACATCATTGCCGTGACTGCCGATCGTTTCATTGCCGTGACACTGCCGCTGCGCTACTCTGCAATAGTAACTTATCGTCGCCTCAAAGTCGTCATTACTTCCTTATGGATCATGGGTACCATGCAACTTTTGCGGTCCTTGCTTCTAGTGTTAGCAGACAAAAAACTGCCAACCATTAAATGCTTCGGAGGCAACTTCGTGGACAGTTCATTGGTGGCGTTCAATTCGGTACTCTGCGGCGTCTACGTTTGCACGTTTGCTGTTCTCATCGTCCTCAACGTTCGCGTTTTGCTAATAGCAACGAGACAATCTCTTACCATCACGACTCGGAACCAAGCGTACGATAAGAATCGCAATCGTCGCGAGAAGTCGATTGATCGTCTGAAGGCGGCAAAGACGGTCTCGCTGATTGTCTGCATCTTTGTTGTCTGCTGGCTCCCTTCCGGGGTCGCATTCGCTCTGGAGCTATCCAAA TCACCAGTTGTTTGA
- the LOC140238689 gene encoding uncharacterized protein produces the protein MNTTRCDSFEELVFTAPLTSVTAVSLLHITIVSVDRYIAVTRPLRYVTLVSTKRVQIVIVFLWILLMSDYHQPALAQVTLISFSISSAVNPLIYGYRDRLFREILSDLARRLTALILRLNSAIRSTH, from the exons ATGAA TACTACGCGTTGTGACTCCTTTGAAGAGCTTGTATTTACTGCACCATTAACGTCGGTCACTGCTGTGTCTCTTTTGCATATAACCATCGTCTCGGTAGACCGGTATATAGCCGTTACCAGACCACTGCGCTACGTCACTTTAGTGTCCACTAAACGTGTCCAGATTGTGATTGTATTCTTATGGATATTACTCA TGAGCGACTATCATCAACCCGCTCTTGCCCAAGTCACCCTCATCAGTTTTAGCATAAGCTCGGCCGTCAATCCGCTCATCTACGGCTACAGGGATCGTTTGTTTCGCGAGATATTAAGTGATCTCGCAAGACGCCTAACAGCCTTGATTTTACGACTGAATTCCGCCATTAGATCAACACACTGA
- the LOC140238690 gene encoding LOW QUALITY PROTEIN: trace amine-associated receptor 2-like (The sequence of the model RefSeq protein was modified relative to this genomic sequence to represent the inferred CDS: inserted 3 bases in 2 codons) has protein sequence MEANSTVQDTVVSLSSIDLTLLLTYIFVILCIAAGNILLILAVSRYHDLRTPTNMIIASLAFADFLXGCFGIPLYMYLNIFEVSTVYSNTSIPXFTLPVNVTSTISFNHLLAVTADRFIAVTRPLRYHSLATNERIKYVLLLIWVVCTVAAATRSLTFAANDEMVGIIKCSGQFLVHPSSVAVNSVSLAGFLTVAIILVALNIRVLKIAMRQSRIIANQKEAFYDARNQHDAQNDCLKAAKTISLIVFVFIVCWTPAGILEILDLREIRGSWHNILSQGVSITLIVFIQPRTL, from the exons ATGGAAGCAAACAGCACAGTTCAAGATACGGTGGTGTCTCTAAGCTCCATTGATTTAACATTGCTGTTGacgtacatatttgtaattctGTGCATCGCGGCTGGAAATATTCTCCTGATTTTGGCAGTCAGTCGATATCACGATCTGCGCACGCCGACAAATATGATAATCGCGAGCCTCGCCTTTGCTGATTTTC ACGGGTGCTTCGGTATTCCTCTCTATATGTATTTGAACATCTTCGAAGTCAGTACCGTGTACTCCAATACGAGCATTCC GTTCACCTTGCCCGTGAATGTGACTTCTACaatttctttcaatcatttaCTCGCCGTAACTGCAGACCGTTTCATTGCCGTGACGAGGCCGCTCCGTTATCACTCATTAGCGacaaatgaaagaataaagtaTGTGCTGCTTCTTATATGGGTAGTATGTACAGTAGCGGCTGCGACGAGGTCGTTGACGTTTGCCGCCAATGACGAGATGGTAGGGATCATCAAATGTTCAGGGCAGTTTTTGGTTCATCCGTCATCAGTAGCTGTAAATTCAGTATCTCTCGCTGGATTTCTCACTGTCGCGATCATTTTGGTGGCTCTGAATATAAGAGTTTTAAAGATAGCCATGAGGCAATCGCGTATCATTGCAAATCAGAAAGAAGCTTTCTACGACGCTCGTAATCAGCACGACGCACAGAATGATTGTCTAAAAGCGGCAAAGACGATTTCTCTCATCGTATTCGTCTTCATCGTTTGTTGGACGCCAGCAGGAATACTGGAAATCTTGGACCTCCGTGAGATCCGAGGTTCGTGGCACAATATCCTCTCCCAAGGTGTCTCCATCACACTTATAGTCTTCATCCAGCCGCGAACCCTTTGA